A region of the Vidua chalybeata isolate OUT-0048 chromosome 31, bVidCha1 merged haplotype, whole genome shotgun sequence genome:
TCCAGCAGAATGGGGAGGAGTGTTGCTTTTTGAGGAGTGAGTGCAGTCCCTGATAACAAACTGAGCTTCGTGTTCTCCCCGCCTTTGCTCTCAGAaccagtcctgaaggcacagaagaGAATATCCAGCagaaacagaacacacgattggGGGTACGAGCATCATAACCTCACCCGAGGACAGTGTGGCAACAGAGGAATTTATTTTCCACGCCTCCCCGTGTAAAGGGCATTTTGAAAGACCCGGTCTGGGTATTCTCTTTGGTCCAAACTCCTCGTCCCCTTGGGGTCTGGCCAGTGAAACGCTTGCAGCTTCATACGAGATCTGATTGGGAGAAGCCCCTGTCAGTCAATCCTGGGGCTTGGTAGCTCCGGtgacataaaataaaatctgtttgtatattaatgcaaaaaaaaatatattgatgcAAAAAATTTatataatgcaaaatatttatatattaatgcgaaaatattttaataaaatatacatttccaTTTAATTACTCTCTCTATATAATATTACTATCTATATCAATattatgaatatgcatgaatCCTCATGAATATGCAGGAACCCCTGTGATGTCAAGATGTAAAGAACACTGTTTAATTAATGATGAGCTTTTGGTAATTAGCGCCAGGATTTTATCCCTTAACaaacttttataaaaatttCAATTTGTAACCTATGTTTCTCACAGGGGGTCCTGGCTCATAACGGGGGGGCAGGACCGAGCCCCAAGGGACCCCTCAAGTGCTTGGGGCCCCCCTGGTCCCACCCCCAGGCCTCCCCCGATCCTGTTCCCGGGGGTCCCGCAGCTCTGGGGTGTCAAAGGGGAGGTCCGTGATAGGTGTGGGGGGGCAGAGGCACAAAGGGGGGTCTGGGCCCGGTGCTCGGTGGGGTCGGTGCAGGAGGGGGAgcccagtccctgtcccagtgctcagggctggcactgcttgGGGGGATCCTAGGGTTCAAGGGGGAGGTCTGGTCCCTGTCCTGGTGCTCAGTGACGGGGGGGGTGGGGGTCAATGcacgggggggtcccggtgcttgggggggtcctggtgggTGCCCGAGGGCGGTGTGTGACACAGGGAGAGACCCCGGTGACACCAGGGACCTGCACACGGGTGCTGGGCCAGTCCTAGTGACACTCAGAGGGCTCTTGGTGGCAGAAGGACTCCCCCCAGTTTCTCCTGCACAAAGTCCCGGTGACATTCGGAGCTGGTGGTACTCGGGGGACTCTTGGTGACACTCGGAGCTGGTGGCACTTGGGAAGCTCTTGGTGACATGAGAAGCTGGTGGCATTTGGGAAGCTCTGGGTGACACAAGGAGCTGGAGGCACTCGAGTATCCACAAGTCTCCCCAGTGATGTCACTGCCCTGATGACATCACAGCAGTGACATCACTGTCCCCGCAGCAGCCTCAGGACGTCCTCAATGGCTTTCTGCTATTGCTTGGCCACCGGGGCCACCGCACCCACTATAGGGACTGAAGAGGAAGTCATTGATGTCCCCAAGCACTCCCTGCAGCTGACACGTGAACAGCTTGGTGCTGGCCTCCCACATCCGCTTGGCCTCCACCGCTCTGGCCGCCAAGgccttggggacatcgggggacaCCTTCTTTATCTCCTCCAGGGTGGCCTCCATGGCCCTGAGCCGGCACTGCATGTCCCAGGTGAACATGGTGCCTTTGTCACACATCTCCACCAAGcgctccagcagccccaggaccACCTCTACCTGTTCGCTTCTGGTGGCTGCCCTTGCTTGGCTGGTGGCCACCACGGCCTCTACCATGGCATTGTTGGCCTCCTCAACACTTGTGGACACCGAGACCACCTCCGCCCTGTCCagggtcagcagcagctgctggtggcccGTGGCCATCCCGTTGCTGCAAGCTATCATGATGCAGGCGCCCTCATCCTGCAcgtcccagcccagggcagtggcCGTGTCCTCACAGGCGTCGCGGATCTTGGCGGCCTCCTCGGCCAGCCGTTCCCAGCTCCTCCGGAGTGTGGCCGCCGACTCTCGCCAGGCCTTGGCCACGGCTCTCACACTGGCCCAGGTGGCCCCCGGGTTGGCCTCAAGGGTGGCCAGGGCCTggcccagggaggtgacactgcCACGCTCCAGGGTCTTACGGAGGTGCCAGATGACGCTCCTCATGTCTGAGCACAGGAACTTTGGGTACACGCGCTGCTGCGCACCCTGCTGACCTGGCCCGGTCAGAATGGCCACCACCTTGTCCAGGGTGGCCAGAATGTCAAACATCACCTCCTGCATctggggaggggacaagggAGGTGTCAGGGACCTCATGGCACTTGTGGCCTCCTGGGGTGGCCCTGTGCCCTCGTGGGGTCCCCTTTGCCCCTCTGTCCCTTTGTCAGCCTCTCGTTCCCTCTGccacccccacccctcccctcGTAGCCCCTGTCACCCCCCTGcccccactgctgtcccctctgccacccctcTGCCAGCACACTCATAGCCCCTGCCATCCCTCGCTGTGCCCTCTGCCACCCtcccccccccgtgtcccccctaTCCCCCCATGCCCCCTCCCCGCCattgtcccctctgtccctctctcccctgcccttGTCAAACCTTTTCGGGCTCCACGCTGGCTGGGGACACTCCGTGGACGCTCCGTGGACGCTCCGTGGACGCTCCGGGGACGCTCCGGGGACGCTCCGGGGGCCCGACGAGCCTCGGGATGGCCTCAATGGCTCTTTGGCACCGCTCGGCCACCCCGCAGCCACTAGCGCTGTCGGGGTTACCATCGAAGAAGAAGTCGATGATGTAGACAAGTGTCCCCACCAGGTGGTCCTTGGCCAGGCGGGCGTTGGCCTCCCACAGCCGCTCGGCCACGGTCACCTTGGCCACCAAGTCCTCAGGGACATCAGGGGTTGCCTCCTTTGTCCCCTCCAGGGTGGCCTTGATGTCCCCAACCCTGTGCCGCAGCTCACGGGGGGAGGCGGTGGCTTCGTCACACGCGGCCACCAAGCGCTCCAGCAGCCCAAGGGCCACCTCCACCTTCTGTCTCACCATGGTGGCCCTCGTTGCCTGGCTGGTGGCCACCCTGGAATCTCCCCTCAGCTGGGCTTTGTGCCCAGCCACCATCTCAGCCACCTCCTCCCTGTCCAGGGCCAGACCCAGCTGCCGGGCCGTAGCCACCAGGATGTCCCGAGCTGTCCCACAGCCGGCAACCttgtcctgcagctccctggcccAGGCGCTGGTGGTGGCCACCATGTCGGCTGCCGCAGTGGCCACCTCCCTGCAGGCGTCGCGGAGCTTGGTGGCCCTCCTGGCCAGCCAGGCCCAGGTGTCCTCGAGCACGGCCACCGAGGCGTGCCACTCGATGGCCACCATTGTCACATCGTCCCACTTGGTCCACGGCGTACCTGCGTAGGCAGCCAGGGCCTGGCTCAGGGAGGTGGGAGGGTCATCGTGGCAACCATCGTCATCCTCGCAGGTGCCACGGCGCTGCCACCAGGTGCCACTGATGCACTCCAGGCTGGCCCAGAAATCCTTGGTGAACCTCTCCAGGTCCCAGTGCAGGCCCCACGGGGACACGGGCAGCAGCACCAAGTCCTTGTCCAGACTGGCCATGGTGGCCAGCAGCTCATCCAGGACGGCCACCGCGGTgacctgtggctgcagcagcgctggggacagctggggaggggacagggacctgGTGGCACTTGTGGCCCCCTGCCCCCGAGGGGTCCTTTTTGCCCCTCCTTCTagggctctgctgtcccctctgtcgCTCCCTTGTCCCCTCTGCCATCCACTCCTCCCCCTTGTCACCTGCCCCCTTCCCGCCactccccgtgtcccccatcCCCCACTGCCCCTCCCCTCCTCTGTCACCTGCCCCCTCgcccctgtcccctcccgcCACTCCCGGGCCCCCTATCCCGCCGTGTCCCCACTCCCCCCCGTCGCACCTCCTGGGGCTCCATGCTCACTGGGGCCGCTCTGAGGACGCTCCGGGGCTCCAACGAGCCAGTCCCGGCCCAGAGGCGGCCCTGGCCCAGATCAGAGGCGGTCCAGATCAGAGGCGGTCCCGGCCCAGAGGCGGTCCCGGCGCGGAGCCGCGCGGTACCGGCGAAGCCGCCTCACCACGAGCGCCCGAATGGCGGGCCGAGCCGGTGACGTCACGGGAAACGGAAGCGCGGCGGAAACGCGGTGCATTGTGGTCCCGGTGGGGCCCAGcccggcggagcggggccgcgggggtGGGGCGGGAAGGGAATTTGGGGGCGCCGAGGgagccccgggacccccccggcaGCGCGGGATGGGCGACAGCGACGGCGGTCAGCCCCGggcagcggcgggagcgggggggGCGGTGAGGAGGGGGCCGGGGGTGGGTTatgagggggtttgggggggtctgaGGGAGAAttgggggtcctgaggggatttagggggggatttgagggggttTAGGGGGTCCTGAGGGAGAATGGGGGGTCTTgcgggaattttggggggggtctgaggggatttggggggtcctgaggggatttgggggattctgaggggatttgggatgtcctgagtgggtttgggggggggggggctgaggggatttggggaggtttggggggtcctgaggggattTAGTGGGGGGTCTGAGGGGGTTTGCGGGGATCTGAGGGAGAActgggggtcctgagggggtttAGGGAGGTTATGAGGGGATGTGAGTGgatctggggggattttgggggttcctgaGGGGGAATGGGGGGGTTGTGAGGGGTcatgaggggatttggggggtcctgagaGGGTCTGGGGGTCctgaggaggtttggggggatgtgagggggctgaggggatgTGAGGAGGTATGGGGGGTCCTGAGTGGATGTGAGGGGTCATGAAGGGCTTTGGGAATCCTGAGGGGATTCGTGGGCTTTTGGAGGgttctgggggggtttggggggtcctgaggggctTTGGGAAATCctgggggggaactgggggTCCTGAAGGAATTTGGGGAGTCGTCAGGGGAGTTGGGGGCGTTCTGAGGGAGTTTTtggcaggattttggggggtcctgagggggttcgtgaggattttgggggttcctgaCTGGGTTTGGAGCATCCCGAGGGAATGTTGGGGGTCCCCGAGTGGACTTTGTGGGTCCCTGGCTGGATTTGGGgcgattttggggggatttggggtcattttggggtCCTTGACCAGATTCTGGGAAgatttggggtaattttggggtccctgataggattttgggtattttcatgtaattttggggtaattttggcTCTCTGATCAGATTTTAGGGTAATTTTGGGATCCCTGACTGTATTTTGGGGGATTCTGGAATCCCTGACTGGACTTTGGGtaattttggggtccctgatgggattttgggggtccctcaTGCAATTTGGAGGTGATTTGGTGCAATTTCAGGTCCCTGATGGGATTTAGGGGATTCCTGACCatattttggggggatttgggattaaTCTGGGGGTATTTTGGTGCAATTTCAGGGTCcctgatgggattttggggagacAGTGACTggattttgggataattttggggCAATtctgggggaattttggggtccctaaCTGTATTTTGGGGTGacttggggtgattttggggtccctcatGGGATTTGGTGTAGAGAGCTTAgcagaagaatggttaaacagcaagggacatgaaactgtaaaattagtcaaagtatgaggggctacgtgactgctgcaatggtcagcatgaccctgggta
Encoded here:
- the LOC128801721 gene encoding uncharacterized protein LOC128801721, with the translated sequence MEPQELSPALLQPQVTAVAVLDELLATMASLDKDLVLLPVSPWGLHWDLERFTKDFWASLECISGTWWQRRGTCEDDDGCHDDPPTSLSQALAAYAGTPWTKWDDVTMVAIEWHASVAVLEDTWAWLARRATKLRDACREVATAAADMVATTSAWARELQDKVAGCGTARDILVATARQLGLALDREEVAEMVAGHKAQLRGDSRVATSQATRATMVRQKVEVALGLLERLVAACDEATASPRELRHRVGDIKATLEGTKEATPDVPEDLVAKVTVAERLWEANARLAKDHLVGTLVYIIDFFFDGNPDSASGCGVAERCQRAIEAIPRLVGPPERPRSVPGASTERPRSVHGVSPASVEPEKMQEVMFDILATLDKVVAILTGPGQQGAQQRVYPKFLCSDMRSVIWHLRKTLERGSVTSLGQALATLEANPGATWASVRAVAKAWRESAATLRRSWERLAEEAAKIRDACEDTATALGWDVQDEGACIMIACSNGMATGHQQLLLTLDRAEVVSVSTSVEEANNAMVEAVVATSQARAATRSEQVEVVLGLLERLVEMCDKGTMFTWDMQCRLRAMEATLEEIKKVSPDVPKALAARAVEAKRMWEASTKLFTCQLQGVLGDINDFLFSPYSGCGGPGGQAIAESH